The genomic DNA AAATGCAGCCTTGAAAACATGAATTCCTcaggcaggaaaaaaaatgctacAGCTGGCTACAACTTGATTATCCACTAAAAAGTGCTACATGATGCACATACTTAAAACAAACAGACTATCAACAGCTTAAGCACTGAGACTGGAGTAGATATTGTGGCATTCAAAGTCAATCTGTGACAAAAATCACTTAATCCTTGGCCCGATGCTGTTAAATCCCTTATAAAGTGGTTACGCATGCAAAGATAGATTTCCACTCCATGTCCCCTATTACTCCAGTCAAATGAGGAAAATGCAGCTCAGGTGAGATCTGAAAAACAATTTTAGCCGCTCTGAAGCAATTTACAACAACAAGTCAGGCCTGACAGTCTTCCATACACGCTTGAGCAGTGGCGAAAGCATGGATGTCTGCCAGGTGCTAAGCACGGCGCTAAGCTCCATTGACAAAGCCAGCTAAGAATCCGTGAAGCCTTGCAGAAGGAGTGTGATGCTGTGCCACTGTAGGGCAATGCTCTTGTAAGGGGCTCTATACCTGCAGAACCGAGGGGTTTTATCCTCTTAAAAATCACCAAACAGGATCACTGAACGCATCTCTCTCACCTTTCTCCTCCAGCTGTTCTAGTCGATGTCcttccatctgtctgtctgtctgtctgtctgtctgtctgtcttcatcTATGCCCAAACAACGCCCTGGTCCCTTCATCCTCTTTATCCTCTATAACCCTAAGCCTCATAACCAACCTCCACTACAGCTATCAGTCTTCATCAACCACAGACTTCTCTGGAATCAATAAAAGATGCTCCACCGCTGGGTTGAATTTATATTGGAGGCATCCAAGCTCAAACACTGATGTTCAATTATTGATGCTTACCCCCACACCCATCCTCTTATACGTAGTTCTGTAATAATGAAACATTCAAGCTGCATATTAATGTATCTATCTTTACATTTTACAGTGAGATAACGTCAAAGCTCTGATTACCATATCAGGCTTTCCGACAGTGCTGTATATCCAGAAACTAAAGACCAAGGCTGTTatatatgaaaaagaaaaggagaaaatcctcacatttgagaagctggaatcagagtaggtttggcatttttgcttgaaaaatgaccgAAACAAtttatcgattatcaaaattgaTTGACAATCGATTAATAGATTTATTATTGCAGCTCTAAAAATATATTACACATTGCATTAcaatacatttaacagacaaaACTAACCTTAGTCAAAATAATGAGCAGATTTATTGATAATGAATATAATCAGCGACCCTGATGTTTTTATTTGGAAACTAGATGTGAAAAACTGGAGTTGTCTTCAAGGACAAGACATTTAAATGTCGCAACGCATTCAGCGCAGCAGTTTGTGCCACTAAAACAACTGGAGCGAGACAGCGAGGTACCATCAGTTGAGAACTCAAGAACCAGGAGTAACCAAACATCTGGATGTTATGAATATGGTGAGCCCAAGAAGACAGTCTGAAAAATTTTAACGTTCTAAGAAAAACTTTCCACGTCCCCAAAACAAACAGCTTGACGGTGGTGTGTTGAAAATATGAAAGGGGGGAACAGCATATAGAAACATGCATCCTCTTTACACCCCTCAATTACTCCGTCCCAAAAAGTTTTTTTAGCCACCTgaactttattttatatatactatatatacacacacttttaAATAAAGTATATTAGCATACCTTGTCTTACTCAGAATCAGTTGTTGCAGAAGGGGCTAATGTTTAGTTAGAGTTGTCTTATTTTCAGGCCAGAATGTATTAAAGGTTATGATGTGTTTGAGATGATGTCTTGACTGAATTGCACTATTTGATTTAATCAGAATCTCATCTTTTTTCTGTGAAAACTTTTCAAGTCTTCCATTAGTTATAACTGGCTTGTTTGTGCTTGGCTTCTCTGAAGAAATGCTTGTCCTTATGATCGACAATGTTCCTTTTTAAAAGCCTACATCACAATGATGCCACGCTGACAGTAAAAAATACGCATTCAGTGGAGTCTGTAAGTGAGACAAAATCTGacctttttttccttcctgtCTGTCAACATCAGGTCAACATCCCGCCCCTGCTATCCACCCGCTCATCGGTCCAGCTTTCTTTCTAGGTTTCTTATCTGTGAGGAAGTTACAGTACAGTCTACagacaccctctctctctctcccatcctGTCTGTCACCTGCAGGCCAAGAAAACTATTGGCTCTTATCTTGTATCTCTCAGCTGTTGCCACGGTGAGTGGGTTTCCAGCGCCATCCGACAGCTTTATCTCTGACCTGCAGAGGAAAACCTGGGAGACCCTATctcatgcatgcatacacaaacaTCATAGGACACCTGCACTCAAAACACACGCAAAAGTACACCACAAGCACGCACACCCGTCCTGATATagcaccgcacacacacatccatagaGCCATGTTCATGTGTGCTGTTTATTTCTGGCAGCAGGTGTATACATGCAGACAGGTATCAGTCCTGTataatcaaacacacacacacacacacacacacacacacacacacacacacagacacacacacacacactcagcgaGCAGAAATTGTGACAATGACAAGTGGTTCAAGCTCTAAAAACTGAGATAGGACCAGAATATTCTTTATCACTTGACGGTGCACGGCTTAATTTTAGGGACAGTTTTTTATAGTCTAGCCTGAAAGATTTAGCAGCCGACTCTGCTTCTGCAtttactctcacacacagtgtTAGCTCCACTGGAAAAAAGTACATTACACAAAGAAATACTGAGAGAACATATATGTCcagtttttaaatctttttcaaTTAAATATAAATTCTACGCAAAGAGAAAAAAGGTAGGGCAAAATAAAAGGCATTTAATGTCAAACACGTTAAAATCCCGACAAGTGCTGGAATGGAAATGAGCAATACAACTTTTGCTAGGGAAAATGCAGCTCAGTAGAGCTAAGCAAATTTGCATTTAATCAATttgaaaaaaggttttaatgcaaagttagtTGCAGAGACgtcgttacacacacacacacacacacacacacacacacacacacacaaacacacacactccaagaACTCATCACTCCAAAGACATTTCATTGTGCAATCCATCTTAATCAGCAAGCCCATCAGAGACAATATATCctcccctccatctctctctccttctccggACGGAGTGATTGAGGGGTGTAAAGAGGAGGATGTTTCTGCCCGCCGTCTCCTCCCCTCCATATCCCCCTCACCCACCCCCACCAGGAAGGCTCTTAAGTGCTTGtgggtttttatgtttgtagtgTTTTATAGGAGTGGGCAAGAGCCAGGGGCTGTAAAAGTGTGGAAGGAAGGGGGGAGTGggcggaggagggggaggagaagaggaggagacgTGGGAGGAGTGAAGAGTTACTGTAAATCCGATCTTTATTGAGAGCAACACAAACGACAAACAGCGCCCAGCCTCCATGGAACGCCCTCTTTACCTGATCTATCAGTGCTGACTGAgggtaggaaggaaggaaggaaggaaggaaggaaggaaggaaggaaggaaggaaggaacagGGTGGAGCAGCACATTACTTAGTTTCCACCTGTTCATTCAAAGGTCCCCGGtgcttctgtgtctgtgtccacaTTTACATATGTGTGTTTTCGTTGGTCTGTAGTCAATTGCTCACCACCAGCCAGGCCTGGAAGCCCCCCTCCCAACCTGCCTACTAGTCTGCCAGTATAGCGTATAATTGGCTACAGTTGGCTTCAATTGAACGTTTGCTGCGTTATGGGCTAAATGATTCTTCAAGGCCTCTCATAGTAGCCAGAAAGAAATCCGCAAAACTCCCTTCCACATGTCAAAAACCACAGGCGCTGATTTGgctgctttctttttttaaagattattttttggggcttttccctttaatcaacagtgacagtggatagacaggaaagagggagaggggatgacacgcagcaaagggccgcaggttggattcgaaccctgcccgctgcaaaggactcagcctataTGGGgagcacgctcttactgggtgagctagaggtcgcccctgATTTGGCTGCTTTCTAACGCTCATGCTTTGCTTTTAGAGCTGCAACAGGAGAATAAGCTTGCAAGCAATGTTCTAAATGAGCATAACTGTCTCTTTTATAATTGTTCTCTTGACCCTCGATGTCTATTGGCCTCtctcttttattttaatgtcataTCTCTTTAAGTGCGACTGACATCACTGAAAGCCTCTTAGTCAATCAGTTAGTCATCGAATGAAAATGTCAGCCGCTTAGTCGACAAAATGACTACGGAGACAGTCAGCTGGCCGGCCAGTCAGTCAAACAGAATAAGGACGATGAGACTCTGGTGCCCAAAACCCGTCTGCGGGTACCCTGTACCTGCTTGTTGCCATGGCAATGCAGTCTGAGATTTAAATACTAGCCTGTGTCCTCTCCCTACCTCTCTTTTATCTTCTTTTCACTCCTCCAGACTCTCCCCTCGCTTTTTGTGAGTCGGTGTGTTGACTCTCTCTCATGCTCTATCTCTCAGTCATGTTTCCTCTGGCattgtctcccccccccctcacctTGCCTTGTCCTCTCTGCTAAATGACACTTTACTGGCTGTTTCCTCTTGTTAATTCCATGCTACTTTGCATCGTGCGACTCTGTAAAAAGCTCTTGTAAAATGCACACTGCAACACAAAGTCGGCGCTACAGACACACAAGAGATAAATTACAATtacttactgtatatacacacacgtaATTACTTTAACATTTGCAGGCAGATGCGTGAATGGtcgcaagcacacacaaacacaagcagtAAAGCCATAAATGAGAGTGAAATATCAACATAGTCAATGGTTGCTGCCACAGCGTGCACCTGCTGACAGTCAGCTGCCAATGAAGATCTATCATTTTCTGCTAAAGCCTCATCATCAAGCATCATTTAGGCATGCTGGCCTGCCTCACTCTCCCCCGATGCACCGTCTGTGCCAAGGCACTGATTAAATTTCCCCCAAATGCCCAAACAGCCTTGTGGGAAAAGGACTTCAGTAAATGAGCTGGCTTTTGGCTCCATCTAATGGTCACTGGAAAAAGCTCTAATCCTACAACAACTGAAGGAAGGAAGTGTGTTATGCGGGCATACTtgtctttaaaaatgtataaagatCATAACAatcatttaataaaatgtattaggTTAGATGAATACAGTATATCCACTGACGTTATCAGCTTTTTACTATATTTGGTATCAGCTTTTTATTGTTATTCAGCTTAATTCTGACGCTTTTGATTACAGTTTGTTTAACTAATTTTATAACTGCTCAGTATTACATTGGTTTCTCTATGGAAAGCCCAAATAATTATATTTCGGTATTAATAAACTTCCTCATGAGTAttgatatttttattataattaacCTAGGAACAAATTCATTTTCTTATTGTCtgcaagtcatttaaaaaaaatttcaccacattaaaaatgattttctgcCAGAACaacttctattttattttagtatgtTTTCATGTCGGCTGAGACAATTAGCCACTATATATTGAAACGTATTTGGCAACAATTTTATCACCAATtaactatatatattataaattgttTGAACAAAGCTAAAATGGCAAATATGGCAAACAATAATTATTGTAATTTGaacatctttgggttttggattgTCATtccaaaaaattaaataagacatttgaagatgtccTTTCAACATCTCATAGATTTAACAAAAAGTGGAttggtccaaaaaaaaaaatcaacacatttactggtaatgaaaataatcataagATGCAGCAGTACCCACCAGTTgcaaaaatgcaacaacaacaaaattagAGTTTTGTTTGGCTGTGATAACGGATGGTGTCCCCAGAACAAATGGCTAGGGCAAATACATAGACaggacaaaaaataaacaatgattcttaaagctccattgtgtaatttttttagttgattcttagcaaaaacccctttgttctttcacaaatatgtactcattcatgtgtaattacttccaccaactaatcaaagtattctcgtaagcgtagaatctgccattcaaaatcattcagaatacatacaagAGTGgctcgaatgacggccgccatgttgtgcctccatctttaaaatacattagccatcCGCCTTTCGCGCTTTTAAACTCAGTGGTACCGTGATGAAGGCCAGGgagagattactcgccagggaagcaaaaaagagaattaaaacgacaacgcaacaggcaaagcaacaagaccaaagttaatactggagtggctagaacagctgcgtgtaaacgatggagatactaagagctaatttcgggttcggccaccaTAGGAGTTCAAATGCGCTCGGAatgggaagggctagaaagtaatactCAATttgttgtcatatacaattccaccactagatgggagaaattcttacacaatgtagctttaaggacctttaataaaacaaaacacaccatTTGTGTATACATGCAGTATGTCCAATCgcaaaaaatttattttaagacgTTATAGTATCATAAACTACTCTTATGGTGTAATATCCAAACTAGAATTACCGCCTCATGGTTGTGTGCTGTTTTAACCAGTGAAGTTGCAGTCAAgttacatccatgtctgtccagactcataatATATGTATTGAAGActttgtatttatgtttactgtatgtacgttaaagaaaacattacAGTACAGACCTGTTGGTAACCATTTGTCCCTCCCACATCCTGAGAAAACAACATGCCCATAATGAGCACAAACTGCCCTGACGGTTGTTTGTGCTaaatttatatacagtacattcacaCGGATGCACAACCAGACTGCGCTCAGTTTAGCACCACGTTTTCAATCCATAATTCTTTCTCATATTTCCCCACTGGTTGGCTTTCTTCTTCATATTGTTCTTGTGCATGTGCTTTTGTAATCCCTTTGCTGAATTTTACATGTGTTGTAAAACAGAGGAAATAAAATGATGTTTCatcttgtttttcattttatttcatcatgtGTGAAATATGAATATCACTGGGGGACCATGTTGGAGACTATCTACACACTGCTCcaactaaaaacaaacaaacaaacaaacaaacaaacaaacaaacactcatttaaacacacataccTGCATTGACAATAGCGTCTATCTCCAGCTTGGTGATGTCACCGCTGTAGAGGGAAATCTTCTTGTCCAACTTTTCATTCCTCTGGTAGAGAGTTTGTTCAGAAACGCCTgacaatgagacacacacaagaagcTCAGCGCAAGTTTATTCATCATCTCATCACATCCAGAACTTGAGCATTCTCATCATCTCATCACCACCAGTATCTAGACTCCATAGGGAGGTGTCCTATTCTACTGGCTGTTGTCCATCCATTCCTGATCCTGGTCGGGCATTTTACCCTTCCATAAACTTCTGATGTTACATTGCATCTAATGTCAGCATATTCATCTTTTGCTTTGTGTGTGCCTAATTTTGTTTATTTGCCTGCATCAGAaggttatattatatatgaatatatttatattttgcataCAATGTGCTTCCAGCTCTCTTCACGTTATGTTCCTAATTTAGAAAGTGCTTTGATGTGACGTGGCCAAACATCTGATAACACTAGTGAAAGTATTCATGTCTTTGCATCGCTCCGGTATAGTCCCACCAGCACCACCACCCAACCCTGAATGATCTTGACAGTGACTTTGACTGATGTTGGGTGTCTGACCTGCAGTGGGAGTCCAGACTGAGACGTCGGCCAGAGGCACGAAGTTAGACGTCCTGTAGTACCCACGCCTGTCCGTCTCAGACAGAGACAGCAAGAAGTCTGATAGAGACAACAGAGAAAGATAATGGAAGACAGTGAATCGGTTAGCtagatataaaatacatattttataaagtatttatttatgttaaggAACACAGGGAAACATAGTACTTTTTGGATACCAGACTTAAGAAAAGCTTGATGAATACAAAAAAGATAGCTCATGCATACCCACCTTATTTTTACGGTCTATGATACCCACCTAATGAACACTTAGATTCATACATAAAACCTAACGCATGACGATTATAGTACCATAGAAGTACTTAATGGTCTTTGTGCAGCTTTTGCACTCAAATTCCAGTTTGCTTAAGTACAGATTTACTTTATGAAGACAAGCAAAATACTGCGAAACATTTCATAAGCTTACATATCATGGAAGTTACTTTACTTTAGGGCTGAAGCGTTAAGTCAACAGTGATTTCTGATTAATCGCATGACTCATTTtttagaaagaagaaaaaacaaatatttgcgAGTTGCAGTTTCTTAAACTCAACTAATTTGCTTGCTTTTTTCCATTGCATATTATTATCAAATTAATAGTTTTTTAATCAAAAGATCATCTTGGGCTAGATAAGAATTTAAAATGACCATTGTGCAACCCAAATGCATTTATATCATTACTTTGTACTGACTtacattgtgttttatatattgAATTTATAGTGTAATATATAACTCAACTTTGATATTACAGAAGACAAAATTCTACAACCAATTTTACTCTTTCAGGTCTAATGTTTGTATAGACTTGCTGCTTTGCTGTGATAATTGTTTGGTATCATCCATTTTAAGAGCATATAGGGTAGctagtttttattcttttaggGTAGCtagtttttattcttttgtctCAGGTAGGCTACATTAGCCTCAGCCAAAAACAGCTGGACAGGTGTTTTAGTCATGTGCAGACAGCACACACGTTTCTCTTGAGTTTGATGACAAAGCACACTGCATGAAGCCAttgcaaaaaaatcaattttaatCCTCTCGGCCTTGGTTGAACAGTCTCACCCTTGGTCTCCTTCCAGTCACCCTCAGCGGAGTTCAGTTTAACTTTGCGGTCCATGGCGGTAACTGTTCCGGTGTGGAGAGAATGGACCAAAGCGACTGTGCTCATTCCGAGGGCGGTACCGAGGGCTACCTTGCCTAGCCAACCTCTAATCCCCcggggtgaggaggaggaggcgttCCCCTGGCTGGACTTTAAAAGTGCTGCTGTCGTTGTTGAAAACTTCTCAGCTCGGAGGGCAGCGTTAATATGGCCGCGGACAGGACTTGTTGCTGGCTTTCCTCCCAGCCGGAGGCTTCCAGGAGTTAAGATGTGTTTGAACTTGACACCGGCTCCCTGGAAGTCAGCGCGGACACGGGACAGAGGGCCAGTGCACAGTGGGGCTCTGATATATGAAAATAGAGCTGATATTTGCAGTGCCATGCTGAGTGACGCCGAGGGGGCTAACGGTTCGTGTTACTACAGCTTCACGGGGATCAGTGTCAGCCACACCGTGTGGTTAGGTTTCGTTTTCGGTACGAACACTGAGTGATGATACACGTCGGTTAGGTTAGTTCTCatgtgccatttttgttgtGGAAGTTTCACATTTGGAATGTACCATTTACAAGGGTTGCCAGTTGGCTGTCGCTAAACAACACACTTTAAAACGTGTCAATAAGCGTTAGTGCGGTATCCAGGTCTGTATTTACggattcatattattattatcagtgaAAAGGGTATGCTACAGCGTGACCAGCGCTGCTCTAATATAAATCTAACACTGGATGTCAACCCCCGATAAAGATGACATGAGAAAGCCGGAGCTAACAACCACACgcctccttcaagactgttggaaataTTGGAATTACAAGATGAGGGTACACTGACCGACCAAACAAGCTACTACTAGCTAGTAAAcctaaaaaacaaaagtaagCAGGACGTGGGGGAATTAATATCACCGATTCTGCTATTAGACGGGCTACATCCTAACAGAAAAGGGTCTACACAGTTAATCTCCAATTTCACTAATTTTATTGCTGCCAATCTTCTATCTAGATTAGACTGACTAGCAACATGTCAAAGTAAAGGCCCTTTAACCAGCCAACATTCCCCACCCTTGACATTTTGGCCCCCACTCTTTGCTGTGCACTCTCCCATAAGCTCTCCTTCCTCCAGAAATAATTCTGTTAGCCCACAGACCAGCTATATCATCCCAGTTAGAATCATTAAtagaccacacaaagtggtcAATCTGCAAAATAATAAGCACTCAACTGCAAACAGCCAATTTAACACCCATTCCCTGTCAGCCCCAGTCTGTCCTAACAAATGAGGCAgataa from Perca fluviatilis chromosome 10, GENO_Pfluv_1.0, whole genome shotgun sequence includes the following:
- the macrod1 gene encoding ADP-ribose glycohydrolase MACROD1 isoform X3; this encodes MALQISALFSYIRAPLCTGPLSRVRADFQGAGVKFKHILTPGSLRLGGKPATSPVRGHINAALRAEKFSTTTAALLKSSQGNASSSSPRGIRGWLGKVALGTALGMSTVALVHSLHTGTVTAMDRKVKLNSAEGDWKETKDFLLSLSETDRRGYYRTSNFVPLADVSVWTPTAGVSEQTLYQRNEKLDKKISLYSGDITKLEIDAIVNAANKTLLGGGGDVIHTVGPIAQGGVGEKEKNALRSCYKNSLHTATENAARSVAFPCISTGIYGYPPEQAVHEALATVREYLDEHHDKLDRVIFCVFLPTDKELYLQTLPLYFPAEATIKSKL
- the macrod1 gene encoding ADP-ribose glycohydrolase MACROD1 isoform X2, with product MALQISALFSYIRAPLCTGPLSRVRADFQGAGVKFKHILTPGSLRLGGKPATSPVRGHINAALRAEKFSTTTAALLKSSQGNASSSSPRGIRGWLGKVALGTALGMSTVALVHSLHTGTVTAMDRKVKLNSAEGDWKETKDFLLSLSETDRRGYYRTSNFVPLADVSVWTPTAGVSEQTLYQRNEKLDKKISLYSGDITKLEIDAIVNAANKTLLGGGGVDGAIHRAAGPMLKKECASLQGCETGEAKITCGYGLPAKYVIHTVGPIAQGGVGEKEKNALRSCYKNSLHTATENAARSVAFPCISTGIYGYPPEQAVHEALATVREYLDEHHDKLDRVIFCVFLPTDKELYLQTLPLYFPAADQ
- the macrod1 gene encoding ADP-ribose glycohydrolase MACROD1 isoform X1, whose protein sequence is MALQISALFSYIRAPLCTGPLSRVRADFQGAGVKFKHILTPGSLRLGGKPATSPVRGHINAALRAEKFSTTTAALLKSSQGNASSSSPRGIRGWLGKVALGTALGMSTVALVHSLHTGTVTAMDRKVKLNSAEGDWKETKDFLLSLSETDRRGYYRTSNFVPLADVSVWTPTAGVSEQTLYQRNEKLDKKISLYSGDITKLEIDAIVNAANKTLLGGGGVDGAIHRAAGPMLKKECASLQGCETGEAKITCGYGLPAKYVIHTVGPIAQGGVGEKEKNALRSCYKNSLHTATENAARSVAFPCISTGIYGYPPEQAVHEALATVREYLDEHHDKLDRVIFCVFLPTDKELYLQTLPLYFPAEATIKSKL